The nucleotide window AGTGTTGATGAGGGGGAATGATGCGATTGCTGAGGCAGCCATAAGGGCAGGCTGCCGTTTCTATGCCGGATATCCCATAACACCACAGAACGAGATTCCTGAGTATATGGCGAGGAGGATGCCTGATGTGGGCGGAGTCTTCATCCAGGCAGAGAGCGAGATCGCGGCGATAAGCATGGTGTATGGTGCTGCGTGTGCAGGGGCAAGGGCGATGACATCATCTTCAGGCCCCGGGATAAGTCTGAAGCAGGAGGGGATTTCGTATGCCAGCGGTGCGGAGCTTCCGCTGGTCTTCGTCAATATCACGAGGGGCGGACCGGGACTGGCCAATATAGCCCCGGCCCAATCTGACTACTTTCAGGCCACAAGAGGCGGCGGCCACGGCGACTACAGGGTAATTGTCCTTGCTCCCAGTTCCGTGCAGGAAGCTTACGACCTTACCGGGCTTGCTTTCCACCTGGCGGACAAATACAGGAATCCGGCAATGCTGCTTGGCGACGGAGTTATCGGGCAGATGATGGAACCCATGGTGCTCAATGAGTTCAAGTTCCCGGAGCTTCCGGAAAAGAAGTGGAAGCTCGGAAACTCGTCCGGAAGGGCAAGAAATCTCATCACGTCGGTGTATCTGGCCGAGGGTACTCTGGAGGAGCACAATAATCGCCTGGCAAAGAAATATGCTGAGATAGCAGCTCAAGATACGAGGTACGAAGAGGTTCTTACTTCGGATGCCGAGCTTGTCATCGTCGGGTTCGGAACTTGCGCAAGGATCTCGAAAGCGGCTGTTCGCCTTGCAAGGGAGAAGGGTCTCAAGGTCGGCCTGTTGAGGCCAATAACACTGTGGCCCTTCCCGTACGATGCGCTCTCAAAAGTCGCCGGCAGATGCGCAGATATTCTCGTCGTGGAGATGAGCCTGGGACAGCTCATAGACGACGTGAAGATAGGAGTCCAAGGCAGGTCCAGGATTCATTTTATCGGGAGACCGGGTGGCGGTATCCCCACTGAATTCGAAATCCTTGATAAGGTGGAAAATGCCTTGAAGGTTCCTGCAGCAAGGTAGGAGCTAGAGTGCGGATGGAGAGGCCTGAATCTTGGAGTGGAGTCGGATTCGCGGCTTTCCCCCAGACTGTGGAGGAACTAAAGTGAGACAGGTTTTCAAGAAACCGGACTCGATGACAGACGTCATGACGCAATACTGCCCGGGCTGCGGCCATGGGATAATTCACAGGATCGTTGGAGAAGTGATTGATGAACTGGGGCTGAGAGAAAAGACGATTGGGGTTTCATCAGTCGGGTGCTCGGTTTTTGCCGATGAGTATTACAACTTTGATTTTGTCCAATCCGCCCACGGGAGAGCCCCGGCAGTCGCGACGGGTTTGAAGAGAATACTCCCGGACTGCGCAATCTTCACCTACCAGGGAGACGGAGACCTGATATCCATAGGAACTGCTGAGATTGTGCATGCGGCAGCAAGAGGCGAAAAAATCACCGCAGTGTTCGTCAACAATGCAATCTACGGGATGACCGGCGGGCAAATGGCGCCGACCACTCTTCTTGGCATGAAGACCACGACAAGCCCGCTTGGCAGGGATCCGGCCAGGGCCGGGTTTCCGATAAGGGTGTGCGAGCTCCTGAGCTCTCTGGAAGGTGCAGTATATCTCGCAAGAACGGCGGTGAATGGTCCTCCAGGGATAACGAAGACAAAGAGGGCAATGAAGAAAGCATTCCAGGCCCAGCTCGACGGGAAGGGTTTCAGCCTCGTTGAAGTCCTATCGCAATGTCCTACGGACTGGGGCATGGTTCCGCTTGATGCGACGAAATGGGTTGATGAAACGATGGCAAAGTGCTTCCCGCTTGGCGAAGTTAAAGATACCACCGGCACTAAGAAAGAAGGAGGGTGAGGTGGCGCACAAGGTAGTTATGTCCGGATTCGGAGGTCAGGGTATCGTCCTCATGGGGAAACTTCTTGCGCATGCCGCTATGATGGACGGAAAACATTCAACTTTTTTCCCGTCTTACGGGGCGGCTATGAGAGGTGGAACTGCGAACTGTTCTGTAGTCGTTTCTGATGAGGAGATTGCCTCTCCAGTGGTCCGGAGACCCGACAGCGTGATTGCCATGAATGAGCTCTCGCTGAAGAAGTTTGAGAAATCCATTAACTCAGGCGGCACGATCTTCATCAACAGTTCCCTGGTCAAGATGCTCCCGAGTCGGAAGGATATTTCCGCCGTGCCCGTGCCGGCAAATCAGATTGCCGAGAAACTGGGGGATGTCAGAGCTGCCAACATGGCATTGCTTGGGGCGTTCCTTAAGAAGACCCAGGCAGTGGCTCTTGAAACGGTCATGAACTCTCTGGGTAGCGTTATTTCAGAGAGAAGAAAAGGCCTCATCGGGATGAACTGTGATGCGCTCAAGAGCGGCTATTCACTCTGACAAAACGCATCATGAAGATAAGCCTCGCCATGCTCGAGGAAGCAATACTTCCTCTTGTTTCCAAACCCAACAGATATCTTGGAAACATAGAAAACGCCGCGAAAACATCCGATAAGAACGTAGCTCTCAAGGTCCTCCTCGCATTTCCCGACACCTATGAAATCGGAATGTCTCACCTCGGCATCAGAATTCTTCACCACATTCTGTCGCAGCGGGAAGACACGCTTTGTGAGATGACTTTTGCCCCGTGGGTCGATATGGAAGAGGCACTCAGGGAGCATGATCTTCCGCTTTTCTCTCTCGAAAGCAGGAGGCCGGCTGATGAATTCGATCTGGTCGGTTTTTCGCTTCAGTACGAGCTTCACTTCACAAATGTTCTTAATATGCTCAGCATGGGCGGGATTCCGGTTCTTGCGTCCGATCGGTCTCAGGATGACCCTGTCGTGATGGCCGGTGGGCCGTGTGCGTTCAATCCGGAGCCAATGAGTCCATTCATTGATTGCTTCGTGATTGGAGACGGAGAGGAAGTGATCAACGAGGTCGCGGACACAATCATAGAGGGAAAGCGGGTGAAAGCGGGGAGGAAGGATATTCTCAGGCTTCTTGCCGGACTCGAAGGCGTGTATGTCCCGGCCTTTCACGAACAGCAGATCTCGACGGGCGGGTACGTAGTCAGGAGACCGCGGGAGCCAGGTATTCCAGCGAGAATCAAGTCAAGGTTTGTTGCCGGACTCCGTAGAGAATGCTATCCCGAAAAACCGCTCTTGCCGCTCACGGAGATCGCCCACGACCGGCTGACAATAGAAGTCATGAGGGGATGCACCAGGGGGTGCAGATTCTGCATGGCCGGCTACATTAACAGGCCTGTGCGGGAAAAGTCCGGACAAGATGTTCTCACGGAAGCAACGATGGGAATTGCCTCGACTGGATGGTCTGAGATATCCCTGTCATCGCTTTCCACTTCCGATTACAGTTTTCTGGGTGATGTGGTTCCGGCTTTAAGGAGGACCTTTCTGTCCAGAAATGTTTCTCTTTCGCTGCCTTCACTCAGACCGGGAACTCTCGACAGAGCCATTTTGGTCGAACTCAGCTCGGTGAGAAGGCCGGGTCTCACATTCGCCCCCGAGGCAGGCACTGACCGGCTCAGAAGAAGAATCAACAAACCCATCTCCCTCGAAGACTTGATTGAAACAGTCCGGGCTGCAAAACAAGAAGGCTTCAGGTCGATCAAACTCTACTACATGATCGGGCTGCCTGGCGAAGAGGTTCAGGATTTGGAGGGGATTGCTGACATGGCGGCAGCGTGCGTGCGGGCAGGCAGGAAGGAGAAAGGCAGCCTGCGGATCAAGCTGAGTATCTCGCCATTTGTCCCTAAGCCGCACACCGCTTTTCAGTGGGAGAGTATGGACAATTTGGAGTGTCTCAAGATGAAGATTCAGAGACTGCGAGGGCTTGTCAGGACTCTTCCGGTTGAATTCAAGTGGAGGAACCCTGAGAAGTCAATTATCGAGGCGTCATTCTCCAGAGGAGATGCCTCGCTTGGAAACGCAGTCCACTCTGCATGGACGAAGGGTGCGAAGTTTGACGGCTGGACGGACTACTTCAATTTCGAGCTTTGGCAGGAAGCTCTGAGAGAGAGTCGCGCGAATGTCAGAATGGTGTCTCATGGTTTTGGCGCTGAGGAAGAGCTTCCATGGGACCATGTGCAGGGACCGGTATCAAAAGAGTTCCTCGCCAGCGAGAGACTTGCCGCTGCGGAAGGCAGCATTACGGAGGACTGCAGGGCATCCGGTTGCACTAACTGCGGTGTCGAGGACTGCCCCATGCTCTTTGGCGGGCCTGGAATGGATGTCTCTCGGGCCGGCTCGCTCGATTTGAAGGCGGGTGGCGAGAAAGCCGATGCTCCTTGTGAGCCTAAAGAGATTGGTGATCATACGTCCTTGGATGTTTCGGGAAGCGGGGTTTTCGGCCGTTCGCCCAGAAAAGAGAAAAGGGAGCGTGAGACTAGCGAGCTTTTCAGGGTCAGGTTCTCCAAAGGGGAAAGACTTCGATTCCTCTCTCACCTCGATGTAATGAGAAGACTCGAAATGGCACTAAGGAGATCCGGGCTCAGGCCTAGCATCGGGGGAGGTGAAGTCAGCAGGTTTCAATTTTCCTTTGGGCCTCCGCTTCCCCTGGGCATGACCTCGCTCTGCGAATACTTTGACCTCTCTCTTCTAAAGACCAGCCAAGCAACCGAGATCCTGCAGTTGAATACATTTCTTCCCGATGGATTGAGGGTTGAGGAAACCGCAAGTGTTGTGAGGACAGGTGAATCTCTGATGAGTTCCATAACTCAGGCAGAGTACTCGGTATCTTTCACTCCTTTTGTCACAGGGCTGCTTGGCGAGAACGGGGCGGCTGAGCTTGCAAGCAGACTGACTTCCGGGTTAGCTTCTCTGGACGAGATGAAGGAGTTTAACGTGGACGGAAGGAACGGACTGGTTGACGTGAAGCCGTCGATTCTTTCGATTCGCCTGACCACCGGCAAAGGTGTTCCGTCCGTCACCCTGAGAGTGTTGCTTTCAGGAGTAAGCACCGCGAGACCGGAGAGAATCGTGAATGCACTGGCCGGCGGGAGCTTTGACTGGAGGCTTCTCAGTGCCCATAGGACCGGTCTCTGGATCAATAGGAATGGTGTGGCAGTCACTCCCATGGAGTTCATTGCCAAGAATGTGTCCAATAATGGAGTCAAATAATGAAAAAGGAAATAGTTGTAAATTCTGACGTAGGTGAAACGAGAATAGCAATCCTTGAGGATGGAGAACTTGTCGAGCTTGTGGTCGAACGCATGGACAGAAGAAGGAACGTCGGGGACATCTACAAAAGCAGGGTAAATGCCGTGCTGCCGGGTATGCAGGCGGCGTTCGTAAATCTCGGCCTTTCGAGAACGGCGTTTCTTCATGTCTCGGATCTTCGCTACAACGAAGAAGAATATGAGGAGTACGAGGAATTTGACGAAGACAAGCCCAAGGGGAAGGAGCAGCGAGGTGAAGCACCCACCAGGATTGAGGACCTCCTCGAGAAGGGGCAGGAAATCCTTGTTCAGGTGACCAAAGAGGCAATCGGTGCAAAAGGCCCCAGAGTGAGCGGACAGATATCGCTTCCCGGGAGGTATATCGTTTTCATGCCCGGTCTGAACCATATAGGCGTGTCCAGAAGGATCGCTGAGAGGGATGAGAGGCGAAGGCTGAGGGCGCTCATTTCAGAAATAAGACCCAAGAGCGGAGGGATAATTGTAAGGACTGCGGGCGAGGGCAAGGGAAAAAGGGAGTTTCTTTCCGATGTGAAATTCCTGATGAGATTGTGGGAGCGGATTGAAAAGAAGGCTGCCCGTTCGAGAGCGCCTGCGCTTGTGAACAGAGAGATGGAGCTCACCAGCGGGTTGATAAGGGATATCTTCACAGCAGACGTGAACCAGCTGGTGATTGACTCGAGAAAAGAATATCGCCAGATAATGGACTATCTGAGATCGTTCGCGCCCGAGCTGAGGCAGAGAGTGAAGCTTTACAAAGAGAATCTGCCGATATTCGACTACTACGACATCGAGTCCGAGATTGACAAGCTTGTCGAAGAGAAGGTGTGGCTGAAGAAGGGCGGCTACATAACTATCGACCCCACAGAGGCGCTCACCACCATTGACGTCAATACAGGAAGGTATACCGGCAGAAAAAGTCAGGAAGACACAATCTTCAAGACTAACCTCGAAGCGGCAAAAGAAATCGCACGGCAGCTGAGACTCAGGGACATCGGGGGAATAATCGTAATCGACTTCATCGACATGGAATCCGAGGGGAACAAGAGAGCAATCATGGATGAGCTCAGACAGTGTTTGAAGAAAGATCGAGCCAGAACGAAGACGTTCCAGGTTAGTGACCTTGGGCTTGTTGAAATGACCAGGCAGAGGGAAGGCCCCAGCATCGTTCATTACTTCACAGAGGACTGTCCGACCTGTGAGGGCACCGGGAAGGTCCTTTCGATGGAGTCGGTCATGATGAAGATGACGCGACTAGTAAGAGGCATTGTCGCAAAAGAGGCTCCGAAGAAGATTGAAGTAAGGGTTCATCCCGACGTAGCCGTGTACGTGGTCGAAGAGAATAGCTGGAGATTGGACAGACTGGAGAAGGAACTCAAGACTAGAATAGACGTAAGAGATGACCCCGGCCTGAGAAGGGAGGAGATGAAGGTTCTTCTCCCCGGAACGGCAAAGAAATGAAGCCCGGCCGATGATTGAGTTACTGACGGGCGCTTCCTGCAGGCTCGACCGGCATCGGTGACACGGGGGATCGACATTTTCGGCGGGAGGGAAAGGACATCTCGAAGAGCGATCGACTGGCGCACAGTTCGCAGTTGACAGTGACCCTGGTTCTGGTGTAACTTTTCAAGCAAGAGGTAAGCTCTTATTCGTTCCATGGCTAAGGGCGGGCTGACCGCCCTTAACAGCGAAACGTTGATGTGAAAGAAGACAGCAAATCAATCAAGGGAGAAAGGAAGCGAGGAAGTCAGATGCATGCAATAGTTGAGATCGGCGGCTTTCAGTTCAGGGTCACCGAGAACGATGTCCTGAAGGTGCCGAAGATGGAACTTGACCCGGGTGAGAAGACGAAGTTGGAGAAGATACTTTTCTTATCCGATGGAAAAGATACGGCAATAGGGAATCCTTTCGTCAAGAAGGCATACGCTATGGCCGAGATTATCTCCCACGGAAGAGGAAAGAAGATAGTCGTCAGTACGTACAAGAGAAGAAAGGACGAGAGGAAAAAGAAAGGACACCGGCAGGACTACACCGAGCTGAAGATCCTTTCGCTATCGAAGGCATAGTCCGGGACTTTGGCTGGAAATCTTCGAGGAACCCTGGACTGAGAGTCGCAGCAAGGAGGTGAAAAGAGTTGGCACACAAGAAGGGAGTAGGAAGCTCAAGAAATGGAAGGGACTCGGCCGGTCAGAGGCTTGGCGTGAAGTGCTCCGGCGGTCAGTTTGTGAGTGCCGGAAGCATAATCGTGAGACAGAGAGGGACAAAATTCCATCCGGGAGTGAACGTCGGAAAGGGAAGAGATGACACACTGTTCGCCCTCAGGTCAGGGAAGGTCTCCTTTGAGAATTTCAGCAGCGACAGGAAACGTGTAAGCATCCATTAACGGAGCAAGATAAAATGAACGAACGGTCTCCAGTTGCAGTCAGTCCTCCTCTTACTGACTCAGATGTGATGTCCCTCAAGGCCGGGATGAAGGTTTTTCTTACCGGATTTGTCTATACGGCAAGAGATGCCGCCCACAAGAAGATGTTTGACCTCATCCAGAAGAACGAGAAGCTTCCATTCGGGCTTGAAGGTCAAGTGATCTACTACACCGGTCCGACGCCGACCAGGCCGGGAGAGGTGATTGGCGCGGCAGGGCCTACCACAAGCTACAGAATGGACAGATTCGCGCCGACTCTCCTTGAGCACGGACTGAAGGGAATGATTGGGAAGGGCGAGCGCAGTTCAGAGGTTGTCGATGCGATGAAGAAACATAAGGGAATCTACTTCGTTGCGGTCGGCGGAGCCGCTGCTCTTCTGAGGAAGAAGATAGAGTCCTGCGAGGTCATTGCCTACCCCGAACTTGGTACGGAAGCGGTAAGGAAACTTTTTGTGCGGGACTTTCCGCTTCTGGTCGGTCAGGATTGCTTTGGAGGAAATCTCTACAAGGAGGGAGTCGAGCGATACAGGAGATAGAAAAGTGAAAAGAAGGAAGGCCTTCTCCTCCTGCGTCGGAGTAATTCCTGCAAGATTTGCCTCGAAGAGATTCCCCGGCAAACCACTCGCTGTTCTCCTTGGAAAACCGCTCATCC belongs to Candidatus Eisenbacteria bacterium and includes:
- a CDS encoding 3-methyl-2-oxobutanoate dehydrogenase subunit VorB codes for the protein MEKVLMRGNDAIAEAAIRAGCRFYAGYPITPQNEIPEYMARRMPDVGGVFIQAESEIAAISMVYGAACAGARAMTSSSGPGISLKQEGISYASGAELPLVFVNITRGGPGLANIAPAQSDYFQATRGGGHGDYRVIVLAPSSVQEAYDLTGLAFHLADKYRNPAMLLGDGVIGQMMEPMVLNEFKFPELPEKKWKLGNSSGRARNLITSVYLAEGTLEEHNNRLAKKYAEIAAQDTRYEEVLTSDAELVIVGFGTCARISKAAVRLAREKGLKVGLLRPITLWPFPYDALSKVAGRCADILVVEMSLGQLIDDVKIGVQGRSRIHFIGRPGGGIPTEFEILDKVENALKVPAAR
- a CDS encoding thiamine pyrophosphate-dependent enzyme, which produces MTDVMTQYCPGCGHGIIHRIVGEVIDELGLREKTIGVSSVGCSVFADEYYNFDFVQSAHGRAPAVATGLKRILPDCAIFTYQGDGDLISIGTAEIVHAAARGEKITAVFVNNAIYGMTGGQMAPTTLLGMKTTTSPLGRDPARAGFPIRVCELLSSLEGAVYLARTAVNGPPGITKTKRAMKKAFQAQLDGKGFSLVEVLSQCPTDWGMVPLDATKWVDETMAKCFPLGEVKDTTGTKKEGG
- a CDS encoding 2-oxoacid:acceptor oxidoreductase family protein, with the protein product MAHKVVMSGFGGQGIVLMGKLLAHAAMMDGKHSTFFPSYGAAMRGGTANCSVVVSDEEIASPVVRRPDSVIAMNELSLKKFEKSINSGGTIFINSSLVKMLPSRKDISAVPVPANQIAEKLGDVRAANMALLGAFLKKTQAVALETVMNSLGSVISERRKGLIGMNCDALKSGYSL
- a CDS encoding TIGR03960 family B12-binding radical SAM protein — encoded protein: MKISLAMLEEAILPLVSKPNRYLGNIENAAKTSDKNVALKVLLAFPDTYEIGMSHLGIRILHHILSQREDTLCEMTFAPWVDMEEALREHDLPLFSLESRRPADEFDLVGFSLQYELHFTNVLNMLSMGGIPVLASDRSQDDPVVMAGGPCAFNPEPMSPFIDCFVIGDGEEVINEVADTIIEGKRVKAGRKDILRLLAGLEGVYVPAFHEQQISTGGYVVRRPREPGIPARIKSRFVAGLRRECYPEKPLLPLTEIAHDRLTIEVMRGCTRGCRFCMAGYINRPVREKSGQDVLTEATMGIASTGWSEISLSSLSTSDYSFLGDVVPALRRTFLSRNVSLSLPSLRPGTLDRAILVELSSVRRPGLTFAPEAGTDRLRRRINKPISLEDLIETVRAAKQEGFRSIKLYYMIGLPGEEVQDLEGIADMAAACVRAGRKEKGSLRIKLSISPFVPKPHTAFQWESMDNLECLKMKIQRLRGLVRTLPVEFKWRNPEKSIIEASFSRGDASLGNAVHSAWTKGAKFDGWTDYFNFELWQEALRESRANVRMVSHGFGAEEELPWDHVQGPVSKEFLASERLAAAEGSITEDCRASGCTNCGVEDCPMLFGGPGMDVSRAGSLDLKAGGEKADAPCEPKEIGDHTSLDVSGSGVFGRSPRKEKRERETSELFRVRFSKGERLRFLSHLDVMRRLEMALRRSGLRPSIGGGEVSRFQFSFGPPLPLGMTSLCEYFDLSLLKTSQATEILQLNTFLPDGLRVEETASVVRTGESLMSSITQAEYSVSFTPFVTGLLGENGAAELASRLTSGLASLDEMKEFNVDGRNGLVDVKPSILSIRLTTGKGVPSVTLRVLLSGVSTARPERIVNALAGGSFDWRLLSAHRTGLWINRNGVAVTPMEFIAKNVSNNGVK
- a CDS encoding Rne/Rng family ribonuclease, which codes for MKKEIVVNSDVGETRIAILEDGELVELVVERMDRRRNVGDIYKSRVNAVLPGMQAAFVNLGLSRTAFLHVSDLRYNEEEYEEYEEFDEDKPKGKEQRGEAPTRIEDLLEKGQEILVQVTKEAIGAKGPRVSGQISLPGRYIVFMPGLNHIGVSRRIAERDERRRLRALISEIRPKSGGIIVRTAGEGKGKREFLSDVKFLMRLWERIEKKAARSRAPALVNREMELTSGLIRDIFTADVNQLVIDSRKEYRQIMDYLRSFAPELRQRVKLYKENLPIFDYYDIESEIDKLVEEKVWLKKGGYITIDPTEALTTIDVNTGRYTGRKSQEDTIFKTNLEAAKEIARQLRLRDIGGIIVIDFIDMESEGNKRAIMDELRQCLKKDRARTKTFQVSDLGLVEMTRQREGPSIVHYFTEDCPTCEGTGKVLSMESVMMKMTRLVRGIVAKEAPKKIEVRVHPDVAVYVVEENSWRLDRLEKELKTRIDVRDDPGLRREEMKVLLPGTAKK
- the rplU gene encoding 50S ribosomal protein L21 — encoded protein: MHAIVEIGGFQFRVTENDVLKVPKMELDPGEKTKLEKILFLSDGKDTAIGNPFVKKAYAMAEIISHGRGKKIVVSTYKRRKDERKKKGHRQDYTELKILSLSKA
- the rpmA gene encoding 50S ribosomal protein L27, whose amino-acid sequence is MAHKKGVGSSRNGRDSAGQRLGVKCSGGQFVSAGSIIVRQRGTKFHPGVNVGKGRDDTLFALRSGKVSFENFSSDRKRVSIH
- a CDS encoding Fe-S-containing hydro-lyase, which codes for MNERSPVAVSPPLTDSDVMSLKAGMKVFLTGFVYTARDAAHKKMFDLIQKNEKLPFGLEGQVIYYTGPTPTRPGEVIGAAGPTTSYRMDRFAPTLLEHGLKGMIGKGERSSEVVDAMKKHKGIYFVAVGGAAALLRKKIESCEVIAYPELGTEAVRKLFVRDFPLLVGQDCFGGNLYKEGVERYRR